In Carnobacterium sp. CP1, the following are encoded in one genomic region:
- the dnaJ gene encoding molecular chaperone DnaJ: MAKRDYYEILGVSKSATDAEIKKAYRKLSKQFHPDINKEADADEKFKEITEAYEVLSDANKRAAYDQYGHASTDPNFGAGSGGFGGGFGGGGFGGGGFEDIFESFFGGGGRSYNPNAPRQGEDLQYRMDLEFEEAIFGKETTIQYNRESECATCHGDGAKPGTHPVTCSKCHGSGTLNVERNTPLGRVMTRQTCDVCHGTGKEIKEKCPTCHGSGHVKDRHSVKVTVPAGVEDGNQMRLNGQGEAGVNGGPYGDLYVVFHVKPSDLYDREGSEIYYELPISFIQAALGDEVEVPTVHGKVKLKVPAGTQTGTNFRLRGKGAPRLRGTGNGDQHVTIKLITPKDLSSKQVDILREFAKASGIEVTEQEESLFGKVKDAFKKDRK; this comes from the coding sequence ATGGCAAAAAGAGATTATTATGAAATATTAGGCGTTTCAAAAAGCGCTACGGACGCTGAAATAAAAAAAGCCTACCGTAAACTTTCAAAACAATTCCATCCGGATATTAACAAAGAAGCTGATGCGGATGAAAAGTTTAAAGAAATCACTGAGGCTTATGAAGTGTTAAGCGATGCAAATAAACGTGCAGCTTATGATCAATATGGTCATGCAAGTACAGATCCTAACTTTGGTGCTGGATCAGGCGGATTTGGCGGCGGCTTCGGTGGTGGTGGTTTCGGCGGTGGCGGCTTCGAAGATATATTTGAATCTTTCTTCGGTGGCGGCGGCCGTTCGTATAATCCGAATGCTCCACGTCAAGGTGAAGATTTGCAATATCGAATGGATTTAGAATTTGAAGAAGCTATCTTTGGAAAAGAAACAACGATTCAATACAATCGCGAATCTGAATGTGCTACTTGTCATGGAGACGGTGCAAAACCAGGAACTCATCCTGTTACTTGTTCGAAATGTCATGGTTCAGGAACCCTTAATGTGGAACGGAATACTCCGCTTGGCCGCGTAATGACTCGTCAAACATGTGATGTGTGTCACGGTACTGGTAAAGAGATCAAAGAGAAATGCCCAACTTGTCATGGTTCAGGACATGTAAAAGATAGACACTCTGTTAAAGTAACCGTACCTGCAGGTGTAGAAGATGGAAATCAAATGCGTTTGAATGGACAAGGTGAAGCTGGGGTAAATGGCGGACCTTATGGAGATTTATATGTCGTTTTCCATGTTAAACCGAGTGATTTATACGATCGGGAAGGTTCAGAAATTTATTACGAATTACCAATCAGTTTCATCCAAGCAGCTTTAGGCGATGAAGTAGAAGTACCGACCGTTCACGGAAAAGTTAAACTGAAAGTTCCAGCTGGAACACAAACAGGAACAAATTTCCGTTTAAGAGGCAAAGGCGCACCGCGTCTTAGAGGAACTGGCAATGGAGATCAACACGTTACAATTAAATTGATCACTCCAAAAGATTTATCCAGCAAACAAGTCGACATTCTGCGCGAATTTGCAAAAGCTAGCGGCATCGAGGTAACCGAACAAGAGGAAAGTCTTTTCGGAAAAGTAAAAGATGCTTTTAAAAAAGACAGAAAATAA
- the lepA gene encoding translation elongation factor 4: MNKNDLIERQKRIRNFSIIAHIDHGKSTLADRILQMTRTVADRDMHEQLLDSMDLERERGITIKLNTVELNYTAKNGEDYTFHLIDTPGHVDFTYEVSRSLAACEGAILVVDAAQGIEAQTLANVYLALDNDLEILPVINKIDLPAADPERVRAEVEDVIGIDASEAVLASAKIGLGVEDILEQIVEKVPAPDGDLDAPLKALIFDSAYDSYRGVVLNIRVMDGMIKPGDTMKLMNTEKTFEVAEVGIFSPKPIKRDFLMVGDVGYVTANIKTVQDARVGDTVTLANNPAKEALPGYRKMNPMVYCGMYPIDSSRFTDLREALEKLELNDAALQFEAETSQALGFGFRCGFLGLLHMDVIQERLEREFNLELITTAPSVIYHVNLTNQTQIIVSNPADMPEPGVIESIEEPYVKANIMVPNDYVGTVMEISQRKRGNFIALDYLDDKRVNVVYEIPLSEIVYDFFDKLKSSTKGYASLDYEMIGYKVSRLAKMDILLNGETVDALSFIVHNDFSYDRGKAIVEKLRSIIPRQQFEIPIQAAIGSKILSRSTIKALRKDVTAKLYGGDVTRRQKLLKKQKAGKKRMKQVGSVEIPQEAFMSVLKMDDEKK; this comes from the coding sequence ATGAATAAAAATGATTTAATTGAACGTCAAAAACGAATTCGGAACTTTTCGATTATCGCCCATATCGATCATGGGAAATCGACTTTAGCTGACCGGATTTTACAAATGACCCGCACAGTTGCCGATCGAGACATGCACGAGCAGCTATTGGATTCCATGGACTTAGAACGTGAGCGTGGAATTACTATCAAATTGAATACGGTAGAACTGAACTATACGGCAAAAAATGGCGAAGACTATACCTTCCATTTAATTGATACACCTGGACACGTCGATTTTACTTATGAAGTCTCACGGAGCTTAGCAGCTTGCGAAGGGGCAATTTTAGTAGTCGATGCTGCTCAAGGAATTGAAGCACAAACGTTAGCGAACGTTTATTTAGCTTTAGACAATGATTTAGAAATCCTTCCAGTCATCAATAAAATTGATTTACCAGCGGCGGATCCTGAACGGGTTCGTGCAGAAGTAGAAGATGTTATTGGAATCGATGCTAGCGAAGCAGTCTTAGCGAGTGCTAAAATCGGATTAGGAGTAGAAGACATTTTAGAACAAATTGTTGAAAAAGTTCCTGCGCCTGATGGAGACTTAGATGCACCTTTAAAAGCTCTTATTTTTGATTCCGCTTATGATTCTTATCGTGGAGTTGTTTTAAATATTAGAGTGATGGATGGAATGATCAAACCTGGCGACACAATGAAGTTAATGAACACTGAAAAAACCTTTGAAGTAGCTGAAGTAGGTATCTTTTCACCTAAGCCCATCAAACGTGATTTCTTGATGGTTGGAGACGTTGGTTATGTTACTGCAAACATTAAGACCGTTCAAGACGCACGGGTGGGAGACACTGTCACATTAGCGAATAACCCAGCAAAAGAAGCTTTGCCAGGGTATCGTAAAATGAATCCAATGGTTTACTGTGGGATGTATCCAATCGACTCTTCTCGCTTTACAGATTTACGTGAAGCGCTAGAGAAATTAGAGTTAAATGATGCTGCTTTGCAATTTGAAGCGGAAACCTCGCAAGCTTTAGGGTTTGGATTCCGTTGCGGTTTCTTAGGACTGCTACACATGGATGTTATCCAAGAACGACTTGAACGCGAATTTAATTTAGAATTGATCACTACTGCTCCATCGGTTATTTACCATGTGAACTTGACAAACCAGACTCAAATCATTGTTTCAAACCCAGCTGACATGCCGGAACCTGGCGTAATTGAATCAATTGAAGAGCCTTATGTAAAAGCTAATATCATGGTGCCAAATGATTATGTTGGTACAGTTATGGAAATTTCTCAACGGAAACGCGGCAATTTTATTGCTTTAGACTATTTAGATGACAAGCGTGTCAACGTTGTGTATGAAATCCCATTGTCAGAAATCGTGTATGACTTCTTTGATAAATTAAAATCCAGTACTAAAGGATATGCTTCTTTGGATTATGAGATGATTGGTTACAAAGTGAGTCGTTTAGCGAAGATGGATATTCTTTTGAATGGAGAAACCGTAGATGCCTTGAGCTTTATTGTGCATAATGACTTTTCTTATGATCGTGGGAAAGCGATTGTTGAAAAATTAAGAAGCATTATCCCACGTCAACAGTTCGAGATTCCGATTCAAGCTGCCATTGGCAGTAAGATTCTTTCTCGTTCAACAATCAAAGCATTGCGTAAAGATGTAACAGCTAAGCTGTACGGCGGGGATGTCACACGTCGTCAAAAATTATTGAAAAAGCAAAAAGCTGGTAAAAAACGGATGAAACAAGTAGGATCTGTCGAGATACCGCAAGAAGCGTTTATGTCCGTTCTTAAGATGGACGACGAGAAAAAGTAA
- the dnaK gene encoding molecular chaperone DnaK has protein sequence MSKIIGIDLGTTNSAVAVLEGGEAKIIANPEGNRTTPSVVAFKNGEMQVGEVAKRQAVTNPHTISSIKRHIGEAGYTVDVEGKKHTPQEISATILQYLKGYAESYLGEKVDKAVITVPAYFNDAQRQATKDAGKIAGLEVERIINEPTAAALAYGLDKTETEEKVLVFDLGGGTFDVSILELGDGVFDVLSTAGDNHLGGDDFDEKIIEFLVAEFKKENGIDLSKDKMAVQRLKDAAEKAKKDLSGVTSTQISLPFITAGEAGPLHLEINLTRAKFEELTYDLVERTKKPVRQALKDAGLSASEVDEIILVGGSTRIPAVVEAVRKETGKEPNKSVNPDEVVAMGAAIQAGVLTGDVKDIVLLDVTPLSLGIETMGGVFTKLIDRNTTIPTSKSQVFSTAADNQPAVDVHVLQGERPMAADNKTLGRFQLTDIPAAPRGIPQIEVSFDIDKNGIVNVRAKDLGTQKEQTITIKSSSGLTDEEIERMVKDAEANAEADKTRKEEVELRNEVEQLLFQVDKTLGELEGKVDEAEVKKAEDARDELKAAVEADDLETMKTKRDELNEIVQALTVKLYEQAAQAQAEANPEDAQADQGGDDNVVDADFEEVDDNK, from the coding sequence ATGAGTAAAATAATCGGTATTGACTTAGGTACAACAAACTCAGCAGTAGCAGTTTTAGAAGGTGGAGAAGCAAAAATCATTGCGAATCCTGAAGGAAACCGTACGACACCGTCTGTTGTTGCTTTTAAAAATGGTGAAATGCAAGTTGGGGAAGTTGCTAAACGTCAAGCAGTAACAAACCCTCACACAATCAGTTCAATTAAACGTCATATTGGTGAAGCTGGATATACAGTTGATGTTGAAGGCAAAAAACACACGCCTCAAGAAATCTCAGCAACGATTTTACAATATCTAAAAGGATATGCTGAAAGTTATTTAGGAGAAAAAGTAGACAAAGCTGTTATTACAGTTCCAGCTTACTTTAATGATGCACAACGTCAAGCGACAAAAGATGCAGGTAAAATTGCTGGACTAGAAGTTGAACGAATCATTAACGAACCAACTGCTGCAGCTTTAGCTTATGGTTTAGACAAAACAGAAACAGAAGAAAAAGTTTTAGTATTTGACCTTGGCGGCGGAACATTTGACGTCTCTATTCTTGAATTAGGCGATGGTGTCTTTGATGTTCTTTCTACAGCTGGAGACAATCATTTAGGTGGAGATGATTTTGATGAAAAAATCATTGAATTCCTAGTAGCAGAATTCAAAAAAGAAAACGGCATTGACTTATCTAAAGATAAAATGGCTGTTCAACGTTTAAAAGATGCAGCAGAAAAAGCTAAAAAAGATTTATCTGGTGTAACATCTACTCAAATCAGTTTACCATTTATTACTGCTGGTGAAGCAGGACCATTGCACTTGGAAATCAACTTAACTCGCGCGAAATTTGAAGAGTTAACGTATGACTTAGTTGAACGTACTAAAAAACCTGTTCGTCAAGCTTTGAAAGATGCTGGTTTATCCGCTTCTGAAGTAGACGAAATTATCTTAGTTGGTGGATCTACACGTATCCCAGCAGTTGTAGAAGCTGTTCGTAAAGAAACTGGCAAAGAACCAAACAAATCAGTAAACCCAGATGAAGTTGTAGCGATGGGAGCTGCTATTCAAGCAGGAGTTCTTACTGGTGATGTAAAAGACATCGTCCTATTAGACGTAACTCCATTATCATTAGGAATCGAAACAATGGGTGGCGTATTTACTAAGTTGATCGACCGCAATACAACTATTCCGACAAGTAAATCACAAGTCTTCTCAACAGCTGCTGACAACCAACCAGCTGTAGATGTACACGTATTACAAGGTGAACGTCCAATGGCAGCGGACAACAAAACTTTAGGCCGCTTCCAATTAACAGATATTCCTGCAGCTCCTCGTGGCATTCCGCAAATTGAAGTATCGTTTGATATTGATAAAAACGGAATCGTTAACGTACGTGCAAAAGACTTAGGAACACAAAAAGAACAAACGATCACAATCAAATCTTCATCTGGTTTAACCGACGAAGAAATCGAACGTATGGTTAAAGACGCTGAAGCCAATGCTGAAGCTGACAAAACTCGTAAAGAAGAAGTTGAATTACGCAACGAAGTAGAACAACTATTGTTCCAAGTGGACAAAACTTTAGGAGAATTAGAAGGTAAAGTTGATGAAGCTGAAGTTAAAAAAGCTGAAGATGCTCGTGATGAGTTAAAAGCTGCTGTAGAAGCAGATGATTTAGAAACAATGAAAACAAAACGTGATGAATTGAATGAAATCGTTCAAGCATTGACTGTTAAGCTCTATGAACAAGCAGCACAAGCTCAAGCAGAAGCGAACCCTGAAGACGCACAAGCTGATCAAGGTGGAGACGATAATGTGGTTGATGCTGATTTTGAAGAAGTAGACGACAACAAATAA